One genomic segment of Coleofasciculaceae cyanobacterium includes these proteins:
- the nfi gene encoding deoxyribonuclease V (cleaves DNA at apurinic or apyrimidinic sites), with translation MEINLTHPWVKTVAEAKIIQAQLKHQVIASDCLAKVKYVAGVDIGFEDNYATSKAAVVVLTYPELELVEQAIARIPTAFPYVPGYLSFREIPAILEVLPQLKITPDLILCDGQGLAHPRRLGLACHLGVLLDIPTIGVAKSLLIGQHESVPLEKGSWKPLMDKDETIGVALRSRTKVKPIYVSIGHKISLPTAIDYVMGCLTKYRLPETTRWADKLASHRKQS, from the coding sequence TTGGAAATTAATTTAACTCATCCTTGGGTAAAAACTGTAGCCGAAGCCAAGATAATTCAAGCACAGCTCAAACATCAAGTAATTGCTTCAGACTGTTTGGCGAAAGTGAAATATGTAGCAGGAGTAGATATTGGTTTTGAGGATAACTATGCTACTTCTAAAGCAGCGGTGGTAGTGTTAACTTATCCAGAATTAGAGCTAGTCGAACAGGCGATCGCTCGTATTCCTACTGCTTTTCCTTACGTACCTGGATATCTTTCATTTCGTGAAATACCCGCAATTCTAGAAGTTCTACCCCAATTAAAAATTACTCCCGACTTAATTTTATGCGATGGTCAAGGTTTGGCGCATCCTCGTCGTTTGGGGTTAGCTTGTCATTTAGGAGTTTTACTAGATATACCAACTATTGGAGTAGCTAAATCTTTATTGATTGGTCAACATGAATCAGTTCCGCTCGAAAAAGGTAGCTGGAAACCGCTGATGGACAAGGATGAAACCATTGGAGTCGCCTTGCGATCGCGCACTAAGGTCAAGCCAATCTATGTTTCTATTGGACACAAAATTAGCCTGCCAACGGCGATCGACTATGTAATGGGCTGTCTAACTAAATATCGCCTACCAGAGACTACCAGATGGGCAGACAAATTAGCTTCACACCGCAAACAATCCTAG
- a CDS encoding DCC1-like thiol-disulfide oxidoreductase family protein, with translation MKYQVVYDSKCNLCTTFAQLLQQFDREKIFAYIPMQDETTLANYGIATTDCEAGMILIDPNQPAKRWQGSEAAEEIARLLPLGEPFVAAYRAIPGMKWLGDRTYEQIRDNRYQWFGERKNSEPI, from the coding sequence ATGAAATATCAGGTAGTTTACGACAGTAAATGCAATCTTTGCACCACTTTTGCCCAGCTTTTACAACAATTTGACCGCGAAAAAATCTTTGCCTATATTCCGATGCAGGATGAAACAACTTTGGCAAACTATGGGATCGCCACTACAGATTGCGAGGCGGGAATGATTTTAATTGACCCGAATCAACCAGCTAAAAGATGGCAGGGAAGCGAGGCAGCCGAAGAAATTGCTCGTCTGTTACCCTTAGGAGAACCTTTTGTCGCTGCCTATCGAGCTATTCCAGGGATGAAGTGGTTAGGCGATCGCACTTATGAACAAATACGCGATAATCGCTATCAATGGTTTGGGGAACGGAAAAATTCCGAGCCAATTTAA
- the speB gene encoding agmatinase, producing the protein MTLKQFIGSEAQSTYAAAKVVILPIPYEKTTTYRQGCQNGPEAIITASDQLEAYDIELGKEICQDIGIYTAQAIANTKINPDITPEAAMEAIAARVSELLSDGKFMIALGGEHSITAAIVKAYQQKLSQPFTVIQIDAHGDLRHCYEGSIYNHACVMRRVLDLGIPILPIGIRSICLEEAQLIKQQQIPVVWAKDIDRNSDWIEQAIANISTEKVFITIDLDGLDPSLMPGVGTPEPGGLNWYQLTKFLHRIFTQHQVIGCDVMELAPTSDSVVSEFIAAKLVYKLIGFSQFLS; encoded by the coding sequence ATGACTCTTAAACAGTTTATTGGTTCAGAAGCACAAAGTACTTATGCAGCAGCCAAAGTAGTTATCCTGCCTATTCCCTATGAAAAAACCACTACCTATCGTCAAGGATGTCAAAATGGGCCTGAAGCAATCATTACTGCTTCAGATCAGCTAGAGGCTTATGACATTGAGTTGGGAAAAGAAATTTGTCAGGATATAGGAATTTATACTGCTCAGGCGATCGCTAATACCAAAATAAATCCAGATATAACTCCTGAAGCAGCGATGGAAGCGATCGCCGCTCGAGTATCTGAGTTACTTAGCGATGGTAAGTTTATGATTGCTTTGGGGGGAGAACACAGCATTACCGCAGCAATAGTCAAAGCCTATCAACAGAAACTAAGCCAGCCGTTTACAGTAATTCAGATTGATGCTCATGGAGATCTGCGCCACTGTTACGAAGGTTCAATTTATAATCATGCCTGCGTCATGCGCCGAGTGTTGGATTTAGGAATACCAATTCTTCCTATAGGTATTCGCAGTATTTGTTTAGAAGAAGCGCAGTTAATCAAACAGCAGCAGATACCTGTAGTTTGGGCAAAAGATATCGATCGCAATTCAGACTGGATCGAACAGGCGATCGCTAATATATCAACCGAAAAAGTTTTTATCACCATCGATCTAGATGGACTAGATCCTAGTCTGATGCCTGGAGTGGGGACTCCCGAACCTGGAGGCTTAAACTGGTATCAGTTAACCAAATTTTTGCACAGGATATTTACTCAACATCAGGTAATAGGTTGTGACGTGATGGAATTAGCACCAACATCAGACTCAGTAGTATCAGAATTTATTGCAGCTAAATTGGTTTACAAATTGATTGGCTTTAGTCAATTCTTGAGCTGA